The following coding sequences are from one Paenibacillus sp. JDR-2 window:
- a CDS encoding GTP cyclohydrolase II: MSNEHILSILKNKIKTIDNGDHAIHVVGPIKLPVELDGETVTFQWYSWLRRDIQKSESVEELITELNQVHYADFQQSSVLVYGDFEHEEEVLIRMHSICHTGDIFGSQRCDCGFQLKQSMRMIIANGTGALFYLANHEGRGIGLFSKAMAYLLQEEGLDTVDANLELGFAEDARDYSEAIDVLKLLRQAPVSIITNNPRKVEALRDAGMNITSRVPLWGEASVHNEKYLSTKVARSGHFERELAVK; encoded by the coding sequence ATGTCTAATGAACATATCTTATCGATATTAAAAAATAAAATTAAAACCATCGACAATGGCGATCATGCGATCCATGTCGTAGGTCCAATCAAACTCCCGGTCGAGCTGGACGGGGAAACCGTAACATTCCAGTGGTACAGCTGGCTCCGCCGCGATATTCAAAAGAGCGAATCCGTGGAAGAACTGATTACGGAGCTTAATCAAGTTCATTATGCGGACTTCCAACAGTCGAGCGTTCTGGTCTACGGCGACTTCGAGCATGAGGAAGAAGTGCTAATCCGTATGCACAGCATCTGCCATACCGGCGATATCTTCGGAAGTCAGCGTTGTGATTGCGGCTTCCAACTGAAGCAGTCGATGCGGATGATTATTGCTAACGGAACAGGCGCATTGTTCTACCTGGCCAACCATGAGGGACGCGGAATCGGCCTGTTTAGCAAAGCGATGGCTTACCTGCTTCAAGAGGAAGGCCTTGATACGGTAGATGCCAATCTTGAGCTTGGTTTTGCCGAGGATGCACGCGATTACAGCGAAGCTATCGATGTCCTGAAGCTTCTTCGTCAAGCGCCGGTATCCATCATTACGAACAACCCGCGCAAGGTGGAAGCCCTTCGCGATGCGGGGATGAACATCACCTCCCGCGTACCGTTATGGGGAGAGGCATCCGTTCATAATGAGAAATATTTATCGACCAAGGTTGCCCGTTCCGGTCATTTCGAACGGGAGCTAGCGGTAAAATAA